CGGACGCAGGCTCGAACACGCGCCCACCGCCACCGCCTCCTGCCCGATATACAAATGCACAAACCCCGGAACGTTCCCATTCGCAAACTGGACCGATACCTCTTCCTCAAATTTCCGAAGCCGTTGCATCGATTCGTACAATTTCAGAAGAGAATCTTTCGCGGCTTTCATAGATCTGATTCCTCCACCTGATACAGTCACTCTTCATGATCCAGGAGTACGCCTAAATGCGTTTCTTTCTGAGCCCGGAAGGGAATCGAATTTAGAAGGCTTTTTGTTCCCGAAGCCGATTGATTGCCGCCGACATGCTGGGCGGATCGAGGTTGTAACGATTGTATAAGAACTCGGGGTAGCCGATTTCCGAATATTCGTCAGGAATCCCCAGCCTCTTGAGTTTTACAGGGAGTCCTTCCTCCGCAAGAACTTCCGCAACGGCGCTTCCGAGACCGCCGATTATGTTGTGTTCCTCGGCGGTAATGATATAGCGCGTTTCGCGCGCGGCCTTGACAATGGCATCCCGGTCGATCGGTTTTATTGTATGCATATTGACGACGCGGACGCTGAGTCCTTCCTGTTCGAGAGAGCGACTCGTTTCAATTGCCGCCAAAACGGCCATACCGCACGAAATGACGGTAACGTCAGATCCATCCCGCATAAGCACCGACTTGCCGACTTGAAAATCATACCGGTCATTCTCATAGGCCGCCGGCTCCAGACCCCGCCCAATGCGCATGTAAACCGGTCCGGGCCATTCGAGACTGGCCGAGACGGCGCGAGCCGTCTCGATTGCATCGGCCGGGACGATTACGGTCATATTCGCAAATGAACGCATGATTGCGATGTCCTCTGTCGCGAAATGTGTTGGTCCGCCCGTGCCCATGCTCAGTCCGGAATGAGTCGCCACAATCTTTACCGGCAGGTAATTATACGCGATATCCGTCCTCACCTGTTCGCAGGCGCGCATTGACGCGAAGGCTGCAAAGGTGCTCACAAACGGGATTTTCCCGGCCCGGGCAAGTCCGGCTGCAACGCCGAACAAGTTCTGTTCGGCAATGCCGACGTTGAACGACCGCTCCGGGAAGGCACGGAAGAATTCCCCGGTCTTGTTGGAACGCATGAGGTCGGCGGTCAGCACAACGATATTCTTGTTCCGGTGGCCCATTTCTACCAGCATTTTGCCGTAGACTTCGGCCTGGGTGAGCATATCGATTGTTTCAATATTATACGTAAAACCTTCGGCCATTTCCTATTTCCCTCCGGATAGCGAGCGGGCTATGCCTCCGCAACGCTCGCATCGATTTCCTTAATGGCTTGCGCTTCCAGATCGCTATCGATGGCGCCATAGTGCCATTTTGCATTGTTCACCATGAATGAGACACCGTGCCCCTTCTCGGTATTGGCAATAATGGCCGTCGGAGTTTCGCTTGAGGGCGGCGGGAGCTCGTTGAAAATGTTCAGCAGTTGCGCCATGTCGTGTCCGCCCACCTCGAGCACGTTCCATTGAAAGGCGCGCAATTTTTCGGCCAGCGGCTCGAGCGCCATGACCTCCTCGGTCCGCCCATCGAGTGAAAAACCGTTTCGATCAATGACGGCAATCAGGTTTCCGAGCTTATAATGACTGCCGCTCATGAAAGCTTCCCACACGCTACCCTCCTGTAACTCGCCATCGCCGAGAAGGCAGAAGACGCGCCAATCGGCCCGATCCAGGCGGGCGCCAAGCGCCATGCCGACGGCCACCGAGAGGCCATGCCCGAGAGAGCCCGTCGAATGCTCGATGCCCGGGGTGGAATGCGCATTGGTGTGCATGCCGAAGGGGCTGTCCAGCTTGTTAAAGGTCTCCAGTTTATCTTCGGGAAAGTAACCGACTTGGGCGAGAATGGCATCGAGTGCGATGGCGCCGTGCCCTTTGCTCAGAATGAAGCGGTCGCGGTGGGGCCAAGCCGGATTTGCGGGATCGATATTCATGACATGGTGATAGAGTGCAACGGTAACATCGATCATGGACAGGCCTCCGCCCAAATGTCCACCCATCGCTATCCGTGCAAGTTCTAGTACTTTTTTTTGCGCATCCGCCACTTTCCTTTTCAAGAACTTCTCGAGTTCTTTTCGGTCGGTCAGATGTTTCGTGGTGGTCTGTGCCAAAGAGATTCCTCCCATGAATAATGTCGTTGCTACCAGGTTGACGATTCCAACACACCATTGGCGCACTAGAACCGACACATTCTATACCGGATGTTTTCCCTTAGGCAAGCATTATCTTTTCATTTCGAACGCTCCGCTCTCTTAGACGGAGGTACAAGCCAATCCAAAGGCTTCTGCGACACCACAGTGGGTAACCTGCCCGTATGCAACGTTCACGCCCTTCTTAAGAACGTGATTTTCATCCACCGCGCGCTCCCAGCCCTTGTTAGCGATCTCCAGGCCGTAGAGCAATGTCGCGTTCGTCAACGCATAGGTCGAAGTCCTCGGAACTGCGCCCGGCATATTTGCGACACAATAGTGAACGACACCTTCTTCTATATAAGTCGGGTTTCTATGCGTAGTGGGATGCGAGCTCTCACAGCAACCGCCCTGGTCAATTGCGATGTCGACCAATGCCGAGCCTTTCCTCATGTGCTTGAGCATTTCACGAGTAATTAATTTGGGCGCGCGCCAACCGGGAATCAGGACAGCTCCGATAACAAGGTCCGCATTAACGACTTCCTCCTCGAGATTGGCCGGATTCGACATCAACGTTGAAACATGCCCCTGCGTGACGTCATGAATGTATCTCAAGCGCGCCGGATTGATATCCAGGATACTCACTCGCGCTCCAATTCCGACCGCGACAAAACAGGCGTTCGTGCCGGCTATGCCGGCGCCCGCAACAACGACCTTCGCGGGCGGAACTCCCGAAACGCCCGGAAGCAAAATGCCGCTGCCTCCGTTTTTTGCCTCAAGGCAATATGCTCCCATCTGGATGGAGAGTCTTCCGGCCACCTCACTCATTGGCGTGAGCAGTGGAAGCGACCCGTCATCGAGCTGGATCGTCTCGTAGGCTATGGCCACGACTTTCTTCTCCATCAAATTTTCCGTGAGGGCTCGGTCGGCCGCCAGATGAAGATATGTAAATAAGATTTGCCCTTCCCGCATCAAAGAGAATTCCGGGCCGAGCGGCTCTTTGACCTTGATAATCATATCCGCCCGTTCCCACACATCCTTGGCATCGTCACACATGCGGGCGCCGGCCTTCATGTAAGCCTGATCCGCAATAGCGCTTCCTAGCCCCGCGTCTCTTTCAATCAACACCTGATGTCCATTGCCCACAAACGCAGAAACGCCCGATGGGGTAATTGCCACTCGATTTTCGTCGGTCTTGATTTCCTTCGGAACTCCAATAATCATTGCTTCCTCCCCTTGCTTTACCGGCTGGAGTGGTTCCCTCTTGTGTCGCCGGGCGCATTAATGCCCGTTCCGAGAACGTTAAGGATCTGATTCACATGCTGCTTGATATTGTCGCCATTCTGTGAGAGTTCCTGGCGCGTAAATACGCGAAAGCGTTCTCCCTGATAGGAACACGCCAAACTCGAGAAAAAAGTGGAATAGATACAATCCAAAACGTAGGCGGCATAACGAAGGGGGAGATCCTTTCGAATGCGCCCCTCACGGATGCCGTTTTTCAGAATCGCAGTAAAAAATCGGGCCGATCGCTTCTCCAAAAGCTGCGCCAAATCGACAAGCGACCGCTCATCGCCTGACGTACTCAAATCAAAATACATCTTGAACATGCCCCGATACTGCGGGAATATCTTGAGGCTTTCGTCAAAAAGTTTCTCTATTTTTACAAGCGGGTCCAACGCCATACCTTCGATGGAATCGAACAGCTTTTCCTGGATCCTGACGGCTTCTCTAAAAGTCGAGTAATAGAGGTCGAGTTTGTCTGCGAAGTAAAGATAGATCGACCCCTTTCCGATGCCGGCCCGCTGTGCGATAACATTGACGTTGGCTTTGTGATAGCCGCAACGGGCGAATTCGGCGGCGGCATTTCGAAAAATGCGGTCGCGTTTTTTCGCATCAATTTTTTGAAGTGCATCCTTGGCCATGGGAATTTCATTCTCCGGGGTGAATGACTGGGCGGTCACCCAGTGACTATATATCACACCTTCGGCATCATGTCAAGCAGTTTCTGCCGGTAATCGTCCTCTCGATTTCCATTGCTTGCGCAGCAACCCGGGAAGCCGCAAACTAAGGAAGAACCGCTGAAGGGAAGAGAATCCATGGGAAAATTGAACGCACAAATCAAGGAATTCCTGAGCCAGGAGCGATTGGCCTATGTGGCAACAAGCAACAATGAAGGATTCCCGAATGTTGTGCCAAAAGGATCGCTTGGCGTGCTCAACGATGACCAACTGGTGTTTGCGGACCTCTATTCGCAAAAGACGAAACGAAACCTCCTGCAGAATCCTCGCGTAGCCATTGCGGTGGTTAATCCGCCGGCATATGAAGGATACCAATTCAAGGGGGTCGCCCAGATAGTGGATTCCGGGCCCGTGTTTGAGAAGGCACTCGAACTTGTCGATTCGGTCCGAATGGATCGAACAAAGGTAAAATATGCCGTCGTCATCACTATCGAGGAGGTGTATGATCTTTCACCCGGTCCGGAATCCGGGAAGAGGATAGCGTGAGTTTAATCTTTCGCCGACGAGGCAGATTCTCCTGCCGCTGCAAGCGGTTGATCACTCACGGGCCGACGGAGTGAGGCCGCCGTTTCGGACGCTCAATTTCCCGATATGCGGTAACAACAGAGGTTGTGCCCGTGGATTTATTTCATGCCCGGCTGAGATTTGAGGGCTTTTCAGAATCAGGCGGCATATTTTTGTAACAGGCGCTCAAGGGCCTGTTCCGGCAGTGCTCCTTCAACCTTCTCAACGAGCTGTCCTGCCTGAAAGACAATCAGAGTGGGAGTAGCCTTGATCTGATATCTATTCGCATATTGCGGATTTTGACCAACGTCGATCTTGGCGACCTTGACTTTTCCCTTATAGCGTAAAGCCATGGCGTCCAATGATGGTTCGAGCGACCTGCAGGCGCCACACCAAGTGGCGAAGAAATCCACTAATACCGGAATTCGTGCGATAAGCACTTCATGATCGAAAGTCGCGTCCGTGACTGGAATCGGCTGGTCGGATGTTGCGCCGGAGAAGTCTAACGTGGTCTTGCATTTTCCGCAAACGGCTTTCTTCCCTTTTCTGTCACTGGCTCGATTTATCGAGCCGCAGGAAGAGCACTTAATGTACTGTGTCACGCGCTCCTACTCCTCATATGTCACGACTCGAATGATCCCGATTGTGGCGCCCGATGTATCTGTCGTGGTTGCGTCCGATACGGAAATAACCTTTCGCACCTTGTTTTTCGCAATGAATTCGTTGACTTGCGCATCCAGATCAGTCAATTCCTGCGTGATATGAAATATCTTGAATTGTGAGCCGAAGGTTTTGACCTTGATCATCTTCACGATCTCCACTACGTCGTCGAGTGTATGTCTAAGTCATTTGACGAGCGCATTCCGGCAACGAGGAAAACAACTCACCCCCCTTTTCCCATCCTTTCAAGGCCAATACTCTAGAATCTTATCGTTCCACCGCGCCAAGGATTCTGCTAAGGTCTTTTTGCTCTTTCTCTTCTGTCGGGTGTATTTCCTGGAAATCTCCGCGCAGGGCCTTCAGAGCATAGCGTTCCGCATCGATCTCGGCCGGAGTGCGAAAGCCGAGCATGCGCAGCAGGGTCATGGGCGCCGTCCATCCCTTTAGCGACTGCTGCAAGAGGCAACCGGCGGCCAGCACGGGCAAGATATACCACTTACGGCCAAAAACAACGCCAAACGCGAGTCCTGCAAGAGTGAATCCCGCTGCATTCACGCCGAAAGCGCGTTCGATGTCCCACTCTTCATCGAGTTCATCCAGTCGGTCATCGATTGCGTCTTTCCCTGCTTGAGAATAATAAAGCACTCTCATCTCGATGTCCCGCCGGATTTCTTCGCTAATCCTTTCCGCCGTCGCACTTCCGATTACTTCTTCCGAGCTTACGCTCGAAGTGCTGCTTGATTCTTGATCCATTTCATTTTCAGCTTCATGTGACATTCCACCGGTTTCTTCCAGCATAGGAAATCCTCCCCTCAAAGCCGAGCGTGCGCAAGTTGTTCTTTAGCAAATCTATCATCCTTTTCGGATTCCGTCTATATCCAAATGATTTTTCAGAAAGGAGACGGTCATCCGTACGCTACCTGAGTGCCAGCACTCGCAGAATCAACAAGTGCGTTGCGGAAATGATCCGCTCGCGCCCAGCTTCAAGACGGTTAACAGGTAAGATGTTTTTTAATAGCAACAATGTTCATTCCTCCAAACATATTTTTTTCATTTAACTCAAATAGAAGACAACGTAAACACCCGGTTTGCGGAAGAGGGGAAGTAACTCGACCACGGACGCGCGCTTGAAGTTCCGCTGTGCAGGGCCGCCAGACCGCGTCTGATCCAACGGCTTCGCCACACTCAGTTTCCATTTTCTGCGAATGAGAGATCTCTTGCCTTAACGTCTACTGTAAGTCGATTGGTTCTCTCCTGTCTATTTCTTAAAAAGATACTGCTCGCGATACGCATTCTGTTCAATCATTAGGAAATGGCACAGAGATTGCCTCAGTTAGGTTCGAAACAATCGCAATCTCTCTTGATTGTGGGAAAAAACAAACATCTTCTTTGGAGGGCATAAGGATGAGGAAAAAATACCTTGTGTTGTTGTTGGTCTGCCTTGTCCCCGTATCGTGTCAGTCGGCCCCACCAGGGGCGACTGTCGGAGAGTTTCCGGTCGCACCGATGGCGGTATACCATCTGGAGGCTCCCGACATGATTGAAATAGCCGTCCTACCCCAGGAAGAATTAAATCGTATTGTAATCATCCGTCCTGACGGCAAAATCTCGCTCCCGCTTATTGGCGACGTTCATGTTGAGGGACTCACTCCGATGGAGCTCTCCGAGAGGCTGACCACCGACTTCTCAAAATACGTGAGGAACCCGGTAGTATCTGTGATCGTCACCGGATTCAACAGCAAGAAAATTTACGTCATCGGCGAGGTCTTCCGCCAGGGAGCATATCCGTATACGGGCGAGACGACCGTATTCGAGGCGGTCGAGGAAGCTGGCAGCTTTACGAGACGGGCCTCACTTGGGCGAGTCATCCTGGTGCGGGGGGACCTGCAAAATCCGCTTGTGATCGACGTTAACATGAGCGATGTGGTTCGCAAAGGAATTCAGGTGAAGGATCTCCACGTGCAGCCGGGGGACATCGTTTACGTGCCTCCGAACGGATTTGCGAAAACAGGTTACGCAATCGAACAGGTGCTCTTCCCCTTCACCCCGATACTCGGGGTTGGCAGGGATATCGGCTATTTTCGCGAGCTTCAGGAAATCGGAGACTAATACAGTAACTGCAGTCAAAACAGAGGTAGCGACATCATGCAAGCTTCAAACAAGGTGGATGTCCAGCAGTATCTTGATATGGTCACCAAGTACAAATGGCATGGGGTGATTCCAGCATCGATTCTAATGCTCATTCTGGCGATCGCGACGTCGTTTCTGCCAAAGGTTTACAAGAGTTCATGCCTGGTCGAGGTCGATCGCGGGGCCATTGCGAATCCTCTAAAAACAGAACGCGACCGCCCGCGAAACCTTTCGGAATACTTGACATTCTTCTCGGAGAACGCCATCAAGTGGTCAATTCTCTCACAGGTGGTCGACAAGGTGGGAGTGAACACGATCCTGGAGAACAGTGATAAATACAATCTGAGGACGATCAGCAAGCTAATCGGCCTGGTCGGCCCGGTCCGAGAATCGGGCAAGTCCGTCGATCAAGAATATCTACGGAAAGAAGCGGTAATCAATCTTCTCAAAAAGGAGATAACGTTCACCCAGAAACCTCCCAAGTTTCTGCTGCTCGAATACAGCGGGACTGATGCCAACATCAACGCGAAGGTTCTGAACACTCTCGTAGCTATGCTGATCGAGGAGAGAACAAAAGCAGGCCTTGCACAGGCCGGCCAGACCTATGATTTTATTCGAGCCGAAATGGAAAGCTACAGGCGGAAACTTGAATCAGCCGAGGTCAATCTCCGCGAATTCAAGGAGCAACATGTTACCGAACTCCCGTCAAACATGAACATAAACATTACCCAATTAATGAACGACAAGTCCGAACTGATGGCGGCCGAAGCTGAAATCAAGGAACTGACCAGCCGGGTACAGTACATCGATGAGCAATTGAAAAAACAGAAGGAATTGATCGTATCCGAGGT
The nucleotide sequence above comes from Candidatus Abyssobacteria bacterium SURF_5. Encoded proteins:
- a CDS encoding transketolase family protein, translating into MAEGFTYNIETIDMLTQAEVYGKMLVEMGHRNKNIVVLTADLMRSNKTGEFFRAFPERSFNVGIAEQNLFGVAAGLARAGKIPFVSTFAAFASMRACEQVRTDIAYNYLPVKIVATHSGLSMGTGGPTHFATEDIAIMRSFANMTVIVPADAIETARAVSASLEWPGPVYMRIGRGLEPAAYENDRYDFQVGKSVLMRDGSDVTVISCGMAVLAAIETSRSLEQEGLSVRVVNMHTIKPIDRDAIVKAARETRYIITAEEHNIIGGLGSAVAEVLAEEGLPVKLKRLGIPDEYSEIGYPEFLYNRYNLDPPSMSAAINRLREQKAF
- a CDS encoding TetR/AcrR family transcriptional regulator, producing MAKDALQKIDAKKRDRIFRNAAAEFARCGYHKANVNVIAQRAGIGKGSIYLYFADKLDLYYSTFREAVRIQEKLFDSIEGMALDPLVKIEKLFDESLKIFPQYRGMFKMYFDLSTSGDERSLVDLAQLLEKRSARFFTAILKNGIREGRIRKDLPLRYAAYVLDCIYSTFFSSLACSYQGERFRVFTRQELSQNGDNIKQHVNQILNVLGTGINAPGDTRGNHSSR
- the ald gene encoding alanine dehydrogenase; translated protein: MIIGVPKEIKTDENRVAITPSGVSAFVGNGHQVLIERDAGLGSAIADQAYMKAGARMCDDAKDVWERADMIIKVKEPLGPEFSLMREGQILFTYLHLAADRALTENLMEKKVVAIAYETIQLDDGSLPLLTPMSEVAGRLSIQMGAYCLEAKNGGSGILLPGVSGVPPAKVVVAGAGIAGTNACFVAVGIGARVSILDINPARLRYIHDVTQGHVSTLMSNPANLEEEVVNADLVIGAVLIPGWRAPKLITREMLKHMRKGSALVDIAIDQGGCCESSHPTTHRNPTYIEEGVVHYCVANMPGAVPRTSTYALTNATLLYGLEIANKGWERAVDENHVLKKGVNVAYGQVTHCGVAEAFGLACTSV
- a CDS encoding pyridoxamine 5'-phosphate oxidase → MGKLNAQIKEFLSQERLAYVATSNNEGFPNVVPKGSLGVLNDDQLVFADLYSQKTKRNLLQNPRVAIAVVNPPAYEGYQFKGVAQIVDSGPVFEKALELVDSVRMDRTKVKYAVVITIEEVYDLSPGPESGKRIA
- a CDS encoding transketolase, with translation MGGISLAQTTTKHLTDRKELEKFLKRKVADAQKKVLELARIAMGGHLGGGLSMIDVTVALYHHVMNIDPANPAWPHRDRFILSKGHGAIALDAILAQVGYFPEDKLETFNKLDSPFGMHTNAHSTPGIEHSTGSLGHGLSVAVGMALGARLDRADWRVFCLLGDGELQEGSVWEAFMSGSHYKLGNLIAVIDRNGFSLDGRTEEVMALEPLAEKLRAFQWNVLEVGGHDMAQLLNIFNELPPPSSETPTAIIANTEKGHGVSFMVNNAKWHYGAIDSDLEAQAIKEIDASVAEA
- the trxA gene encoding thioredoxin, which codes for MTQYIKCSSCGSINRASDRKGKKAVCGKCKTTLDFSGATSDQPIPVTDATFDHEVLIARIPVLVDFFATWCGACRSLEPSLDAMALRYKGKVKVAKIDVGQNPQYANRYQIKATPTLIVFQAGQLVEKVEGALPEQALERLLQKYAA